From a single Phragmites australis chromosome 7, lpPhrAust1.1, whole genome shotgun sequence genomic region:
- the LOC133925176 gene encoding GTP cyclohydrolase 1-like codes for MGALEEPHLAAALAAACACEEDDGLELLGGDGEAAAAGDAMEPAVRALLVGLGEDERREGLRRTPKRVAKAFRDGTRGYQKKVKDIVQGALFPEVGVNKRTGSAGGTGGQVVVRDIELFSYCESCLLPFSIQCHVGYVPSGGRVVGLSKLSRVADVFAKRLQNPQRLANEVCGALHASIQPAGVAVALHCWHIPLPENLECKTLQGWIRTSHSSRSGVFEVENNSFWHDFLALLKLRGIDMEMDNHSVSHSWCPLGSHEVLLFNGHCKKGTANGAVSPKSAPSPSNMVSAVSSMLLSLGEDPHRKELLGTPQRYVQWLMKFRACNLEVKLTGFTLNSAIVYGRPGGDAADRRAIHSELHLPFCSQCEHHLLPFYGVVHIGYFDNGSGEGIDRSHFQALVHFYGCKLQVQERMTRQIAEAVYSVSHSGAMVVVEANHICMISRGIEKIRSSTATIAVLGQFLTNPSAKACFLQNVLDTAGSVV; via the exons ATGGGAGCGCTCGAGGAGccccacctcgccgccgccctggCCGCCGCGTGCGCGTGCGAGGAGGACGATGGTCTCGAGCTGCTTGGTGGGgacggcgaggcggcggcggcgggcgacgCCATGGAGCCGGCGGTGCGCGCGCTGCTGGTGGGGCTCGGCGAGGACGAGCGCCGCGAGGGGCTGCGCCGGACGCCCAAGCGCGTCGCCAAGGCCTTCCGCGACGGCACCCGAG GTTACCAAAAAAAAGTAAAGGACATTGTGCAAGGTGCTCTGTTTCCAGAGGTTGGTGTCAATAAAAGGACTGGCTCTGCTGGTGGAACTGGAGGGCAAGTTGTTGTTCGAGATATTGAACTTTTTTCATACTGTGAGTCATGCTTGCTTCCATTCAGCATACAATGCCATGTTGGATATGTACCCTCTGGTGGAAGGGTTGTTGGGTTAAGCAAGCTTTCTAGAGTAGCAGATGTCTTTGCCAAGAGGTTGCAAAACCCTCAAAGACTAGCTAACGAAGTCTGTGGTGCTCTGCATGCTAGCATTCAACCTGCTGGTGTGGCTGTTGCTTTGCATTGCTGGCACATTCCTTTGCCAGAAAACTTGGAATGCAAGACTTTGCAAGGTTGGATAAGAACTTCACATTCATCTCGCTCTGGAGTTTTCGAGGTTGAGAACAACTCCTTTTGGCACGACTTCTTGGCTCTTCTTAAGCTAAGGGGCATAGACATGGAGATGGACAATCATTCTGTCTCTCATTCTTGGTGCCCCTTAGGGTCTCATGAGGTTCTACTCTTCAATGGGCACTGCAAAAAGGGCACAGCCAATGGCGCAGTTTCACCCAAATCTGCTCCCAGCCCCTCTAACATGGTTTCTGCTGTTAGCTCAATGCTCCTATCCCTTGGAGAGGATCCTCACAGGAAAGAACTTTTAGGTACTCCTCAGCGTTACGTGCAGTGGCTGATGAAGTTCAGAGCATGTAATCTTGAGGTGAAGCTGACTGGATTTACACTTAATAGTGCTATTGTATATGGGAGACCAGGTGGAGATGCGGCTGATCGTCGAGCAATCCATTCTGAGCTGCATTTGCCATTTTGTTCTCAATGTGAGCACCATCTTCTGCCCTTCTATGGGGTAGTGCACATTGGTTACTTCGACAATGGAAGCGGAGAAGGCATTGATCGGTCACATTTTCAGGCCTTGGTTCATTTCTATGGATGCAAGCTTCAAGTTCAAGAAAGGATGACAAGGCAGATAGCTGAAGCAGTTTATTCTGTTTCACATAGTGGGGCCATGGTTGTTGTAGAGGCCAACCACATTTGCATGATATCTAGGGGAATAGAGAAAATCAGGAGCAGCACTGCAACAATTGCAGTTTTGGGCCAGTTTTTGACCAACCCTTCTGCCAAGGCATGCTTCTTGCAAAATGTTTTAGATACAGCTGGTTCGGTGGTATGA